In Saccharicrinis fermentans DSM 9555 = JCM 21142, a genomic segment contains:
- the metH gene encoding methionine synthase — MDRTTKLYKAIQERILILDGAMGSLIQTYKLEEEDYRGERFKNHHMPIKGNNDILSITQPQLIKEIHTKYLEAGSDIIETNTFNATTISQADYDMQAAVWDINYQSAKIAREAADAYTLKTPEKPRFVCGSIGPLNKALSLSPDVNNPGYRAASFDEVKAAYLEQVEALIRGGADLLMIETVFDTLNAKAALLAIDEIFDKMGKKLPVMVSGTITDASGRTLSGQTLQAFIDSVSHMDILSIGLNCSLGAKELEPYVTELSEKAPFYISTHPNAGLPNQFGEYDQTPEQMSALISKWLEAGKVNILGGCCGTTPEHIAALAKAAEKYHTHQKVKPPEITHLSGLESLQMRSDTNFINIGERCNVAGSRKFLRLIKEKKYEEAVDIARHQVENGAQIVDVNMDDAMLDAKEEMVTFLNMLMSDPDVSRVPIMVDSSKFEVIEAGLKCLQGKSVVNSISLKEGEEIFLQQATTLKRYGAAVVVMAFDEKGQADSLERRKEICSRAYKLLTEKVNFPPQDIIFDPNVLAIATGIEEHNNYAVDFIDTCRWIKKNLPHAHISGGISNLSFSFRGNNVVREAIHSVFLYYAIKEGLDMGIVNPAMLQVYDEIPKELLGYVEDVVFNKRPDATDRLVDYAETIKNITPEEGEVKQAAWREGNLEERLSHCLVKGISDFLEVDIQEALEKYPTALDIIEQPLMDGMNVVGDLFGDGKMFLPQVVKTARVMKKAVAILQPIIEKEKASTGASSSNGKILMATVKGDVHDIGKNIVGVILGCNNYEVIDLGVMVPTEKILQEAIDQKVDIIGLSGLITPSLEEMVNVAKEMKNRNFEVPLMVGGATTSKVHTAVKIEPQYTEPVIHVKDASKSAQVVSALLSKTGKAAFVNKTKEEYAALRERNANKRPVVIAPISKAREKGFKIDWSQDQICTPNTMGIQVFDDYSIAEIRKFIDWTFFYQAWNLTGNYDGIETVTTAQQETEWLKKYKTENALAKAKEALKLWRDAQAMLDKIERDKMLTPKAVFGLFPANSEGDDVIVYTDESRTIEKTRFHQIREQQDKPGKETFHALSDFIAPVSSGVKDYIGGFAVTSGIGIEKWEKAYMDDHDDFSAIMLKSLADRLAEAFAELLHFRVRKEFWGYAPDEDFNTDNFIRERYRGIRPALGYPACPDHSEKRSLFDLMEVEKNVGITLTEHFSMYPNASVSGLYFAHPKAMYFGIGKIGKDQVEDLAQRKGISTDEMEKWIPINLSYR, encoded by the coding sequence ATGGACAGAACAACAAAGTTATATAAAGCAATACAGGAGCGAATTCTGATATTGGATGGTGCAATGGGAAGTTTGATTCAAACTTATAAACTGGAAGAGGAAGATTATAGGGGCGAGCGGTTCAAGAATCATCACATGCCCATCAAAGGAAATAACGATATTCTTTCCATTACCCAGCCACAACTGATTAAAGAGATTCATACTAAATATCTGGAAGCGGGTTCTGACATCATTGAAACCAACACATTTAATGCCACCACCATATCGCAAGCCGATTACGATATGCAAGCAGCTGTTTGGGACATCAACTATCAGTCGGCCAAGATAGCCCGGGAAGCAGCAGATGCATACACCCTCAAAACGCCGGAAAAACCACGTTTTGTTTGTGGTTCTATTGGCCCCCTAAACAAGGCCCTATCGCTCTCGCCAGACGTAAACAACCCTGGATACAGGGCCGCCAGCTTTGATGAAGTAAAAGCAGCCTACTTGGAACAGGTAGAGGCACTCATCAGGGGAGGCGCTGACCTTTTGATGATAGAAACCGTCTTTGACACCCTCAATGCCAAGGCAGCCCTATTGGCCATTGATGAAATTTTCGACAAGATGGGTAAGAAATTACCTGTGATGGTTTCTGGAACAATCACAGATGCCAGTGGAAGAACGCTGTCGGGACAAACGCTGCAGGCCTTTATTGACTCTGTTTCGCACATGGATATCCTCAGCATTGGCTTAAACTGTTCTTTAGGAGCCAAGGAATTAGAACCCTATGTGACCGAATTATCGGAGAAAGCGCCTTTTTATATCAGCACCCATCCCAATGCCGGTTTACCAAACCAATTTGGCGAATATGACCAAACGCCCGAACAAATGTCGGCGCTTATCAGCAAGTGGCTTGAAGCGGGCAAAGTAAATATACTTGGAGGATGTTGCGGCACCACGCCCGAACATATTGCAGCCTTAGCCAAAGCAGCAGAAAAATACCACACACACCAAAAAGTTAAGCCTCCTGAAATCACGCATCTAAGTGGACTAGAGTCCTTACAAATGCGTTCAGATACTAACTTTATAAACATAGGAGAACGATGTAACGTGGCTGGATCACGTAAGTTCCTTCGCCTCATCAAAGAAAAAAAATACGAAGAGGCTGTTGACATAGCGCGCCACCAGGTTGAAAACGGAGCACAGATTGTAGATGTTAACATGGACGATGCCATGTTAGATGCCAAAGAGGAGATGGTCACTTTCCTGAACATGCTCATGTCTGATCCTGATGTATCACGGGTACCTATCATGGTCGACTCCTCCAAGTTTGAAGTCATAGAAGCTGGCTTAAAATGTCTTCAGGGCAAATCTGTAGTCAACAGTATCAGTCTGAAAGAAGGTGAAGAGATCTTTTTACAACAAGCAACAACCCTCAAACGCTACGGTGCTGCAGTAGTGGTGATGGCCTTTGATGAGAAAGGACAGGCCGACAGCTTAGAGCGTCGTAAAGAAATTTGCTCACGAGCCTATAAACTTCTTACAGAAAAGGTTAACTTCCCTCCACAGGACATCATCTTCGACCCCAATGTATTGGCCATTGCAACCGGTATTGAGGAACATAACAACTATGCCGTTGACTTTATTGATACATGCCGATGGATAAAGAAGAATCTGCCCCACGCACACATTAGTGGTGGCATCAGCAACCTATCATTCTCCTTCCGAGGCAACAATGTGGTACGCGAGGCTATTCACTCTGTATTTCTATATTACGCCATTAAAGAAGGCTTAGACATGGGCATTGTAAACCCCGCAATGCTTCAGGTATATGACGAGATACCCAAAGAACTATTGGGTTATGTTGAAGACGTGGTTTTTAACAAACGACCAGATGCCACCGACCGCTTGGTTGACTATGCCGAAACCATCAAAAACATCACCCCAGAAGAGGGTGAAGTTAAGCAAGCTGCTTGGCGAGAGGGTAATCTGGAGGAACGCCTAAGCCATTGTCTGGTTAAGGGAATCAGTGACTTTTTAGAAGTTGACATTCAAGAAGCACTGGAAAAATACCCTACAGCACTGGATATCATTGAACAACCTCTCATGGATGGCATGAATGTGGTGGGCGACCTCTTTGGTGATGGAAAGATGTTTTTACCCCAGGTGGTAAAAACGGCACGGGTGATGAAAAAAGCAGTAGCCATTTTACAGCCCATCATCGAAAAAGAAAAAGCATCAACAGGAGCCTCGTCCAGTAATGGAAAAATACTTATGGCGACAGTTAAGGGTGATGTTCATGATATTGGAAAGAACATTGTCGGTGTAATCTTAGGCTGCAACAATTACGAGGTAATTGACTTGGGCGTGATGGTTCCTACCGAAAAGATACTTCAAGAAGCCATTGACCAAAAAGTTGATATCATTGGCTTAAGCGGACTGATAACACCCTCCTTGGAAGAGATGGTGAATGTAGCCAAAGAGATGAAAAACCGAAACTTTGAAGTACCACTTATGGTAGGAGGTGCAACCACCTCAAAAGTACATACGGCCGTAAAAATTGAGCCACAGTACACTGAGCCGGTCATTCATGTGAAAGATGCCTCTAAAAGTGCACAGGTAGTGAGTGCATTGCTTTCTAAAACAGGCAAAGCGGCATTTGTAAACAAAACAAAAGAAGAGTATGCTGCCCTACGCGAACGCAATGCCAACAAAAGACCTGTGGTCATTGCTCCCATAAGTAAAGCCCGAGAAAAAGGCTTTAAAATAGATTGGAGTCAGGATCAAATATGCACTCCCAACACCATGGGTATTCAGGTATTTGACGACTATTCCATTGCTGAGATTAGAAAGTTTATTGATTGGACCTTCTTTTATCAGGCCTGGAACCTTACAGGTAACTACGATGGGATAGAGACAGTAACAACAGCTCAACAGGAAACCGAATGGCTCAAAAAATATAAAACAGAAAACGCCCTGGCCAAAGCCAAAGAAGCCCTGAAACTCTGGAGAGATGCACAAGCTATGCTCGATAAAATTGAGCGTGATAAAATGTTAACCCCTAAAGCTGTATTTGGATTATTCCCGGCAAACAGTGAAGGAGATGATGTGATCGTTTACACAGACGAAAGTCGTACGATAGAAAAAACCAGGTTTCATCAAATACGAGAACAACAAGACAAACCCGGTAAAGAAACCTTTCATGCATTATCCGACTTCATTGCACCTGTTTCTTCGGGTGTAAAAGATTATATTGGAGGCTTTGCCGTGACTTCAGGCATCGGTATTGAAAAGTGGGAAAAAGCGTATATGGACGACCACGATGATTTTAGTGCTATCATGTTAAAATCACTGGCCGACAGGTTAGCTGAAGCCTTTGCTGAGCTACTGCATTTTCGGGTTCGCAAAGAGTTCTGGGGCTATGCCCCTGACGAGGATTTTAATACTGACAACTTCATTCGTGAACGTTACAGAGGCATCCGTCCGGCATTGGGATACCCTGCCTGTCCGGATCATAGCGAAAAAAGATCACTATTTGACCTAATGGAAGTGGAAAAAAATGTGGGCATCACTCTCACCGAACATTTCAGTATGTACCCCAATGCATCCGTTAGCGGATTGTATTTTGCACACCCCAAAGCCATGTACTTTGGTATTGGTAAAATAGGCAAAGATCAAGTGGAAGATTTAGCCCAACGCAAAGGAATCTCTACTGACGAAATGGAAAAATGGATTCCCATCAATTTAAGTTATAGATAA
- the metF gene encoding methylenetetrahydrofolate reductase [NAD(P)H]: MTAAELVLKNKETKFSFELLPPLKGNNIDKVFKTIDILKEFNPQFINITSHREEYKFETNDKGYVEKKVVRKRPGTVAVAASIQNKYGIKVIPHIISRGFTKAETEYALIDLNFLGIHDVLLLRGDDAHKDKYPERSEDCNQYAIELAEQVNNLNKGIYLDGTSNDAFTTPFAYGVAGYPEKHEEAPNMDSDLRYLKAKVDAGAEYVMTQMFFDNQKYYDFVDKCRAMGITIPIIPGIKPITTANQLTVLPKIFSCDIPEDFAKELRKCKDNEQVKQVGIEWCIQQALDLKKNGVPIIHFYTMMATQSTRKVAEAIY, from the coding sequence ATGACAGCTGCAGAGTTAGTTTTAAAAAATAAAGAAACCAAGTTCTCATTTGAGCTACTACCGCCTTTAAAAGGAAATAACATCGATAAAGTATTTAAAACCATCGATATATTAAAAGAGTTCAATCCTCAATTTATCAACATCACCTCACACCGCGAGGAGTATAAGTTTGAAACGAACGACAAAGGATATGTAGAGAAAAAAGTAGTACGCAAACGTCCAGGTACAGTAGCTGTTGCGGCCTCCATACAAAATAAATACGGCATTAAAGTAATCCCCCACATCATTTCCCGTGGCTTTACCAAAGCAGAAACAGAATATGCCTTAATAGACCTTAACTTTTTGGGCATCCACGATGTATTGTTATTGCGAGGAGATGATGCCCACAAAGATAAATATCCAGAGAGAAGCGAAGACTGCAATCAATATGCCATTGAGCTGGCTGAACAGGTTAACAACCTAAACAAAGGAATCTATCTGGACGGCACAAGCAACGATGCTTTTACCACACCTTTTGCTTACGGAGTTGCAGGTTATCCGGAGAAACACGAAGAAGCACCCAACATGGATTCGGATCTAAGATACCTAAAAGCCAAAGTGGACGCTGGAGCCGAATATGTAATGACACAAATGTTTTTCGACAACCAAAAATATTATGACTTTGTTGATAAATGCAGAGCCATGGGTATTACAATTCCTATCATTCCGGGTATTAAGCCCATTACAACAGCCAACCAACTCACGGTATTGCCCAAAATATTTAGTTGTGATATCCCCGAAGACTTCGCCAAAGAGTTACGTAAATGCAAGGACAATGAACAGGTAAAACAAGTGGGAATTGAGTGGTGCATTCAACAAGCTCTTGACCTAAAAAAGAACGGCGTACCCATCATTCACTTCTATACCATGATGGCAACCCAAAGCACCCGAAAAGTAGCCGAAGCTATCTATTAA
- a CDS encoding NAD-dependent succinate-semialdehyde dehydrogenase: MLLKSINPANGETVHEYPESQWEEIDTTIRSVKNAFHSWKKTSTQKRIDHVKKLAHLLDIRKENLAHTMTIEMGKPIQESRAEVEKCICLCNYYCEHIDEFLRSKSIPTEATESYVSFQPLGVILAIMPWNFPLWQVFRCAIPSILAGNTMVLKHASNVPGCAIAIEDLFLESDFPDDIFRSVLTSNRRVERIIANKRIAAVTLTGSTKAGQAVAQTAGTYLKKCVLELGGSDPYIILDDADLDMAVEACVKGRLLNTGQSCIGAKRFIATEKIYDEFEQRFVAEMKAVTMGDPLNEFNQLGPIARGNIREDLLSQVNKSISMGAHLLCGGEINYDVEGFYYPATVLSNVQSGMPAYNQELFGPVASLIKVKGEQEAIHIANDTSYGLGAAIFTADVEKGKYIAEHELDAGCCFVNDFVKSDPRLPFGGIKDSGYGRELSIYGLHEFVNIKTVYIK; the protein is encoded by the coding sequence ATGTTACTTAAATCCATTAATCCGGCCAACGGTGAAACTGTACACGAATACCCTGAGTCACAGTGGGAAGAAATAGACACCACTATCCGCAGTGTTAAAAATGCCTTTCATTCATGGAAAAAGACATCCACACAAAAGCGTATTGATCATGTCAAAAAATTAGCCCACCTCCTAGACATTCGTAAGGAAAACTTAGCCCACACCATGACCATTGAGATGGGTAAGCCCATTCAGGAATCCAGGGCCGAGGTCGAGAAATGTATCTGCTTATGTAATTATTATTGTGAACATATCGATGAATTTTTGAGGTCCAAGTCTATACCTACCGAAGCCACTGAATCCTATGTCTCCTTTCAGCCACTGGGCGTGATACTGGCCATTATGCCATGGAACTTTCCTCTCTGGCAGGTATTCCGATGTGCTATCCCATCCATTCTGGCCGGAAATACAATGGTGTTAAAGCATGCTTCCAATGTACCCGGTTGTGCCATCGCCATCGAAGATTTATTTCTAGAGTCTGATTTTCCGGATGACATATTCCGCTCTGTGCTCACCTCCAACAGAAGAGTAGAGCGTATAATCGCCAACAAACGCATTGCTGCAGTAACCCTCACAGGAAGCACCAAAGCCGGACAAGCGGTAGCACAAACAGCAGGAACCTACCTCAAAAAATGCGTTTTAGAATTGGGTGGCAGTGATCCTTATATCATCTTAGATGATGCAGATTTGGACATGGCGGTAGAAGCATGCGTTAAAGGCCGCCTACTAAACACAGGACAGAGCTGTATTGGTGCCAAACGATTTATCGCAACCGAAAAAATATATGACGAGTTTGAACAACGTTTTGTAGCAGAGATGAAAGCAGTAACCATGGGCGATCCGCTCAATGAGTTCAACCAACTGGGTCCAATAGCAAGAGGCAACATACGAGAAGACCTTCTGAGCCAAGTAAATAAATCCATATCGATGGGAGCCCATCTATTATGCGGAGGCGAGATCAATTACGACGTTGAAGGCTTCTACTACCCTGCCACGGTTTTATCTAATGTACAAAGCGGAATGCCAGCATATAACCAGGAATTGTTTGGTCCGGTAGCATCCCTTATCAAAGTAAAGGGAGAGCAAGAAGCCATTCATATTGCCAATGACACTAGTTATGGATTGGGCGCTGCTATCTTTACCGCTGATGTTGAAAAAGGAAAATACATCGCTGAACATGAGCTGGATGCCGGCTGTTGCTTTGTAAATGATTTTGTGAAGTCAGACCCCCGGCTGCCTTTTGGTGGCATCAAGGATAGTGGATATGGCCGCGAACTCTCCATCTATGGCTTACACGAATTCGTTAACATCAAAACAGTATATATTAAATAA
- a CDS encoding regulatory protein RecX, which translates to MTFEQALLKASHICARQEKCIFDIQKKLNDWQVEPNIAQRVIDQLIKEKFIDEERYIRFYVKDKFLFNRWGKIKIRWQLKAKQISGKQVDTALEQINMGEYRQALAQLLIQKKRSIKNDDPFKTKASLIRYASSRGFEPPLIYQILDNEVMSDNK; encoded by the coding sequence ATGACATTTGAACAAGCATTACTAAAAGCCTCTCATATATGCGCCCGCCAAGAGAAATGTATTTTTGATATCCAAAAAAAACTCAATGACTGGCAGGTGGAACCTAATATTGCCCAACGGGTAATAGACCAGTTGATCAAGGAAAAATTTATTGACGAAGAGAGGTATATTCGGTTTTATGTAAAGGATAAATTTTTATTTAACCGCTGGGGAAAAATAAAAATAAGGTGGCAACTGAAGGCAAAACAGATATCCGGCAAGCAGGTAGACACAGCGCTCGAACAGATTAATATGGGAGAATACAGGCAGGCTTTGGCGCAATTATTGATACAAAAAAAACGTTCAATAAAAAACGATGATCCATTTAAAACAAAAGCTTCACTGATCAGATATGCATCATCACGTGGCTTTGAACCACCGTTGATATATCAAATTTTAGACAATGAAGTAATGAGCGATAACAAATAA
- a CDS encoding LPP20 family lipoprotein, with product MMIFTLSFFSLEAKRKPSWVNQRPTDTNYYYGRAMSSKLDGEVSFRTEARNKALKELSSEIKVTISSNSILRQFEHNYQVKEEFEASTYESVEATLEGYEVLTWENKKEYWVMVRLNKDKYAMLKKQKLDYAKKMSATYYYDGKKAVAQGNIYEGLLFYVQAIKAIKNHTAEDLSYRDIDGNLNLGSDIFSAIQDAFRKINLEALQSSFVLEFSKQIKVPLALKASYTSTAGNQHPIANLPLAFYFTKGEGELTNTGTTDRDGKANCDIIRLISKRKNQEITAEFNLDLFLEKETEEDKVLLKAFFHDEYLPKTRFNIEVQKSTAYVVMNELVFDQATTNGALGNAIRSELAQSYFNITEDKNNADFIVTINAKFTAGGERKGKGYSVFVVFSDFHISVTDNKTQMEIFADGFDSLRGMQPRSYEYALKNVREKSVQKIIDEIFPKMEQVNL from the coding sequence ATGATGATATTTACACTTTCTTTCTTCTCATTGGAGGCCAAAAGAAAACCCTCTTGGGTCAATCAACGTCCCACCGACACAAACTACTATTATGGCAGGGCCATGAGCTCAAAACTAGATGGTGAGGTTTCTTTCCGGACAGAAGCGCGTAATAAAGCATTAAAAGAACTTAGCTCTGAAATTAAGGTGACTATCTCATCCAATTCTATTCTACGGCAATTTGAACATAATTATCAGGTAAAAGAAGAGTTTGAAGCAAGCACGTATGAGTCGGTAGAAGCCACCTTAGAAGGCTATGAGGTACTCACATGGGAAAACAAAAAGGAATATTGGGTAATGGTTCGTCTTAACAAGGACAAATATGCCATGCTCAAGAAACAAAAACTGGACTATGCAAAAAAAATGTCCGCCACCTATTATTACGACGGAAAAAAAGCGGTTGCCCAAGGGAATATCTACGAAGGCTTACTTTTTTACGTACAAGCCATCAAAGCCATTAAAAACCACACTGCAGAAGACCTGAGCTATAGAGATATCGACGGCAACTTAAACCTGGGATCAGATATTTTTAGCGCCATACAGGATGCGTTCAGAAAGATTAACCTGGAAGCGCTACAATCATCCTTCGTATTAGAATTTAGCAAGCAAATAAAAGTACCCTTAGCATTAAAAGCAAGTTACACATCCACCGCAGGTAATCAACATCCAATCGCCAACTTACCCTTGGCTTTTTACTTCACCAAAGGAGAGGGTGAACTCACAAATACAGGAACCACAGATCGCGACGGAAAAGCCAACTGTGATATTATCCGATTAATTTCCAAAAGAAAAAACCAGGAAATAACGGCAGAATTTAATTTGGATTTATTTCTTGAAAAAGAAACCGAAGAAGACAAAGTTCTCTTAAAAGCCTTCTTTCATGATGAATACTTACCTAAGACTCGTTTCAATATTGAAGTACAAAAATCTACAGCTTATGTGGTAATGAATGAGCTTGTATTTGACCAGGCTACAACAAATGGCGCTTTAGGAAATGCCATACGATCGGAACTGGCACAAAGTTATTTTAATATCACCGAGGACAAAAACAATGCGGACTTTATTGTTACTATCAATGCAAAATTCACAGCAGGAGGAGAGAGAAAGGGAAAGGGATATTCTGTTTTTGTTGTATTTTCCGACTTTCACATATCTGTTACCGACAACAAAACACAGATGGAGATATTCGCCGACGGCTTCGATAGCTTAAGAGGAATGCAACCCCGCAGTTACGAATACGCATTAAAGAACGTTCGGGAAAAAAGCGTGCAAAAAATAATCGATGAAATATTCCCTAAAATGGAACAGGTAAACTTGTAA
- a CDS encoding lysylphosphatidylglycerol synthase transmembrane domain-containing protein — protein sequence MSYLKKHAKAIKFVAKIILSIAALYYVFSKIDIEQTFVAIKGINGGLLLLSIFIYAVSQVVSAFRLNTFYRYVPVQISTTVNMKLYWMGMFYNLFLPGGIGGDGYKVYLINKYYHTSIKRLVGTVLADRLSGLSVILVYLCALVYFIDYDLSVVAVPEGGIKMIHDLLRWVNPFLNYFVLFIPLVVLGYFMYLRLFSRHLTGATWKVLLLSIVIQGLQMISAIIILKSMGTELAGRQDDYVFLFLLSSVMSAIPISLGGLGLREVTFMFGSQYLGLNQDHAVAMSLLFYFISLFVSVFGGYYAYRPKAIFAD from the coding sequence TTGTCGTACTTAAAGAAGCATGCTAAAGCAATAAAATTTGTTGCTAAAATAATTTTATCGATTGCCGCATTATATTATGTTTTTTCAAAAATTGATATAGAACAGACCTTTGTTGCCATTAAAGGAATTAATGGGGGCTTATTGTTATTGTCCATTTTTATTTATGCAGTATCTCAGGTTGTGTCGGCATTCCGACTGAATACTTTTTATAGATACGTACCGGTTCAAATAAGTACAACCGTCAATATGAAACTTTATTGGATGGGGATGTTTTACAATTTGTTTTTGCCGGGAGGTATTGGTGGCGATGGTTATAAAGTGTACTTAATCAATAAGTATTACCATACTTCGATAAAACGATTGGTGGGCACTGTATTGGCTGATAGACTGAGTGGTTTATCTGTAATCTTGGTCTATCTATGTGCCTTGGTTTATTTTATCGATTATGATCTTTCTGTAGTGGCGGTGCCGGAAGGAGGAATTAAGATGATTCATGATCTGCTGCGATGGGTGAATCCTTTTCTAAATTATTTTGTGCTGTTTATTCCCCTTGTCGTATTGGGCTATTTTATGTATTTACGTCTTTTTAGTCGCCATTTAACGGGAGCTACCTGGAAGGTGCTTTTGCTTTCGATTGTTATTCAGGGACTACAAATGATTTCTGCTATCATTATATTAAAATCAATGGGGACTGAGCTGGCTGGTAGACAGGATGATTACGTGTTTTTGTTTTTATTGTCTAGTGTAATGTCGGCCATTCCTATTTCATTAGGAGGACTGGGGTTAAGGGAAGTTACATTTATGTTTGGCTCTCAGTATCTGGGATTGAACCAGGATCATGCGGTGGCCATGAGTTTATTGTTTTATTTTATTTCGCTCTTTGTGTCAGTGTTTGGTGGTTACTACGCATATCGACCCAAGGCCATCTTTGCGGATTGA
- a CDS encoding KamA family radical SAM protein: MRYQTYALHNFKSIPQIERLSDDDLLNIEVVGNVLPFKTNNYVVNELIDWDNFRDDPMFILNFPQKGMLAPDDFNHMAALIRSGADKTVIRREANIIREKLNPHPAGQLEYNVPELNGEKLNGVQHKYRETMLFFPSQGQTCHAYCTFCFRWPQFTNMDGDLKFSMKEADSIVGYLKEHTEITDLLITGGDPMVMKAKAFDTYISKILEADIAHLKTIRIGSKSLSFWPYRFLTEPDADDLLAVFERITKAGKSISFMAHFNHPQELSTDAVKKAVRRIRNTGAVIRTQSPVLNHINASSSVWAEMWQKQVGLGMIPYYMFIARDTGAQDYFGIPVVKAWEIFQKAYTQVSGIARTVRGPSMSCTPGKIRVIGLAEIKGEKVLALEFIQGRNSDWAARPFFAKYDSKAMWIDDLKPAFGSENFFYEEELAEMLLK, translated from the coding sequence ATGAGGTATCAAACTTACGCATTGCATAATTTTAAAAGTATTCCGCAAATCGAAAGATTGTCGGATGATGATTTATTGAATATTGAGGTTGTAGGAAATGTGCTTCCCTTTAAGACCAATAACTACGTTGTTAACGAGTTGATTGATTGGGATAATTTCCGCGACGATCCAATGTTTATTTTAAATTTTCCCCAGAAGGGTATGCTAGCGCCTGATGATTTTAATCACATGGCTGCTCTGATTCGCTCTGGTGCTGATAAAACTGTAATAAGACGGGAAGCAAATATTATACGGGAAAAGCTAAATCCTCATCCAGCTGGTCAGTTAGAGTATAATGTGCCAGAACTAAATGGTGAAAAGTTAAATGGTGTGCAGCATAAGTACCGGGAAACCATGTTGTTTTTTCCTTCGCAGGGACAAACTTGTCATGCATATTGTACTTTTTGCTTTAGATGGCCGCAGTTTACCAATATGGATGGAGACCTTAAGTTTTCTATGAAAGAAGCCGATTCTATTGTGGGATACTTAAAGGAGCATACCGAAATTACCGACCTGCTTATCACTGGTGGTGATCCTATGGTGATGAAAGCCAAGGCCTTTGATACATATATCTCTAAAATATTAGAGGCTGATATTGCTCATCTTAAAACGATTAGAATCGGATCTAAATCATTGAGCTTCTGGCCATACCGTTTTCTAACAGAGCCAGATGCCGATGATCTGTTGGCCGTGTTTGAACGTATCACCAAGGCTGGTAAATCCATATCTTTTATGGCACATTTTAATCATCCGCAGGAGCTTAGTACGGATGCCGTTAAAAAAGCCGTTCGTAGAATTAGAAATACCGGAGCTGTGATCAGAACCCAGTCTCCTGTTCTTAATCATATCAATGCGAGTAGCTCTGTTTGGGCTGAAATGTGGCAAAAACAAGTGGGCTTGGGAATGATACCTTATTATATGTTTATTGCCCGCGATACGGGTGCGCAAGATTATTTTGGAATTCCGGTGGTGAAAGCATGGGAAATTTTTCAGAAGGCTTATACCCAAGTAAGCGGTATTGCACGTACGGTGAGAGGACCAAGTATGTCTTGTACGCCGGGGAAAATTAGAGTGATCGGACTTGCTGAAATTAAGGGAGAGAAGGTGCTGGCCCTCGAATTTATACAAGGTAGAAATAGTGACTGGGCTGCACGTCCGTTCTTTGCTAAGTATGATAGTAAAGCGATGTGGATCGATGACCTGAAGCCTGCCTTTGGTAGTGAAAACTTCTTTTATGAGGAAGAACTGGCAGAAATGTTGCTGAAATAA